In Leptolyngbya sp. NIES-2104, the genomic window ATACTGTAACAGTTGATCAACCGCTGCTCTTGCGCCTCCGGGTTCGACCACACGCACAACCGCAGAAGATAAGACTTGTGTGCGATAGATCGCTAAATCACCGCTCCGAACCAGTTGCACATCTCGCCCGAATTGCTGGAGCGCCTCAGTCAGCGCGGCACGTTGTGATTCCAATCGTTTCAGATTTTCTCCACGTTCTGCAATCACGCGATCGCGTTCACTAATTTCGCGATCGCGCTGTTCGATCACTCGTGTCCGCTCTGCAATTTCTTCATCTCGCGCTGCAATCTGGGTCTTCACCTGATCGCGCTGTTCAATCAATTTGTCTTGTTCGGATTGCAGTTGAGCGATTTCAGTCCGCAGCTTCTCAGCTTGACCCGAAACCGTCTCTAATTGACGACGAGTTGCATCGCGCTGAGCTTCCGTCGTTCGCAGTTGAGCATTGGTTTCCCGTTGCCGATCAATCGAGGTCTGCAAATTGGCATTAATTCGTTTGAGCTGTTCTTCGACTTGAGCACGTTCCGATCGCGCTTCTGTCAGTTGCTTCTCGACCTGAGCTTTCTGGGCATCAGTCGCTTTCAAATCAGCCGACACTTTTTCTAAATCGCGTCCTCGATCGCGCAATTCCGACTGAATCCGTCCGAAGTTCAGCAGCATTTCCCGGAAGGTCTTACTCGCCAGCAGCAACACGCCCAGCGTCGAAGCAGAAATTAGCGTTCCGGTTAAGATCGTGACGACGACAGCGGTTTGCTTAGGGCGGAGATTGAACAAACTGAGGCGGGCTTTTCCCACACGGGTTCCTAAACGATCGCCAATTGTCGCGATCGCTCCCCCCAACACCAGCACCACCAGAATTAAAATCAGCCCGACATCGGACATACTACTCCCAAGTCATCCCCCACCCAAAACGGTCTGAGGCAATTCTAGACCCGCCTTTCATTATGCCTGTTCCCTCTAAACTTCGGGCGCGTCCTTCAGGAAAGAATTTTAAGCGAATTAGGTGAATTGTTGACTCAGCGTTACAGGATTGTGAACGGTGATCTTTTTCTTGTGAATCGAAATCATTTTGTCTTGCCGCAAATCACCCAATAATCGAGTAACCGTTACACGAGTTGATCCGATCGCTTCTGCGATCGCTTGATGCGACAGTTTCAAATCGATCATGATTCCTTCTTGCGTCGGCACACCAAAATCACGACACAGAATCAAAAGAAAACTCACCAGGCGTGATCCCATGTCTCGGTGTGCCAAGGTTTCAATCATCATCTCGGTCTGAAGAATCCGCGATGATAAGCCTTTGAGCATTAACATCGAAAGTTCTGGGTTTTCTTTCAGAGCTTTTTCGACTTGTTCGATCGGCACTGAAAGCAATTCAACCGGGGTAAATGCGACCGCGTGATAAAAGCGATCGGCACGCTGTCCGGTAATCAGCGATAACACCCCGAACACGCTATTTTCTCTTAACAGCGCTACTGTAATTTCTTCGCCTGCTTCGTAGACCCGTGAGAGTTTGACCGCACCCTTAACGAGAAAATAGACTCGTTCCGCTGGATCACCCGGAAAAAAGATTGTCTTACCGCGTTCAAACGTCTCAATAACAGGAGGATACGCACCTCCCCCGATCTGACGAAACATTGTTGCGAGCGGTCTATCCTTGGTCACTACCATTTCTTTCCTTATCGTATCGAGTGAAACTGGAGCAGTTTACCGAGTCAGTAACGCGATGTGCACTTTGTGAACAATCGATGACTTTAGACCACTAAAACTGAGTCCTCAAATGGTTTTTGTACACTGCGCTACATTTTTGCTCTGATTTTGAAAATCTCCGTAAATTTTCTGAGTTCAGGTGCGCTATTTTCAGTAATATTGAGGTCTTCTTTTTGAGAACTGCAATAATTTCCACACATCATACCGTGAAAGCCACCAGGATGTAGACGCAACCCTTAAGGAATTGTTAATTCTCCTAAGTAAGAAAGTCAGCATTTTCAACCATGCCCAGATTTGAAG contains:
- the ntcA gene encoding global nitrogen regulator NtcA, translating into MVVTKDRPLATMFRQIGGGAYPPVIETFERGKTIFFPGDPAERVYFLVKGAVKLSRVYEAGEEITVALLRENSVFGVLSLITGQRADRFYHAVAFTPVELLSVPIEQVEKALKENPELSMLMLKGLSSRILQTEMMIETLAHRDMGSRLVSFLLILCRDFGVPTQEGIMIDLKLSHQAIAEAIGSTRVTVTRLLGDLRQDKMISIHKKKITVHNPVTLSQQFT
- a CDS encoding DUF3084 domain-containing protein; this encodes MSDVGLILILVVLVLGGAIATIGDRLGTRVGKARLSLFNLRPKQTAVVVTILTGTLISASTLGVLLLASKTFREMLLNFGRIQSELRDRGRDLEKVSADLKATDAQKAQVEKQLTEARSERAQVEEQLKRINANLQTSIDRQRETNAQLRTTEAQRDATRRQLETVSGQAEKLRTEIAQLQSEQDKLIEQRDQVKTQIAARDEEIAERTRVIEQRDREISERDRVIAERGENLKRLESQRAALTEALQQFGRDVQLVRSGDLAIYRTQVLSSAVVRVVEPGGARAAVDQLLQYANRAAIQSLQPGRNDQVVQIPIAEVEGLIRQISDGQDYLVRVQARANYVKGENSAVFVYVNAVPNRVVFLEGDTIASQTIDPSKLSSQDFQKSIQDLFAASNSRARVAGVLNDNIEIEKLLTLGPFIEQLRRYPTAIEIRAVASQVTYTAGPLKIELVAVQNGQVILRASS